One Spinacia oleracea cultivar Varoflay chromosome 4, BTI_SOV_V1, whole genome shotgun sequence DNA segment encodes these proteins:
- the LOC130472333 gene encoding uncharacterized protein, giving the protein MVGVINRLKSALVRARSALSCRSPHSTRTGAGRAGADDAGPSGGGHGRERERARHSPLRHRRSDAGVSSSGERSEPERRRRSVSVAREPSPELQSQPHFWGDSGWGPSYHGEWSGWTGEAWRHGADDES; this is encoded by the exons atggtgggggtgatcaaccggttgaagtccgcgttggttcgagcccgatctgcactttcttgcaggagcccccactctactcgg acgggtgctggacgagccggggccgacgacgcgggtccctcgggcgggggacacggtcgtgagagagagagggcacgacactcgcccctacggcatcgccgttccgacgcgggggtgagttcttccggggagaggtccgagccggagcgtaggcgacgttccgtgtcggtggcccgagagcctagccccgagttgcagtcacaacctcatttttggggtgattctggctgggggccctcataccacggggagtggagtggatggaccggcgaggcttggagacatggagccgatgacgagtcttag